A region of the Gambusia affinis linkage group LG11, SWU_Gaff_1.0, whole genome shotgun sequence genome:
gtttaaaaattttatgCATTTCCTGAACTTGAATATTTTCTTATACTGAAATTTAATTGTTGAATTCACTCTTATAGATAACAAATCTAACTAGAAAAATGTGTATTTCCTGTGAAAAtgcagtgtgaatgctgtatgtttcatatttttagtgaaaattgAAGAAGCATTCGAGGTCAACTGCAGAAGACTTTCAGAAATGTAAGAAACAGGCAGAAGCAgctgaataaagaaaaagcCTGCAAAAcgcaaataaaaactgtaaaagaggAGTGAAAACTTACAGTCAATGCAAAAATCCCACCAGCAATtaataagctaaaattagctaaaaaaaaacctgaagctAGCTTTAGCGTAGTCAAAATGCTAGACAAAATGCTAGCCTAGGTGAAAGCTAGCATGTTGACCTGCACAGTAACATCCTCCATGCAGTGTGAAAAACCTATGtgaaagctaaaattagctaaaaaggtaaaacaagctaaaataataatgatagcATCAAGACTAGTACTAGCATGTTGCCCTACAGTTCCTCCATGCAGTGtgaaaagaacagaagaaaagaaggacTAGCTTTTAAACAAGCTAACAAGCTAGCACCAAATATAAATCACAGATTAACAAAAATTCCTAAccctgcagattttttttacatgaaaacatgtttttaagtgaCAGGTAATTACTTGGAGAGAAATGTGATATTCCTTTCAGGTAAACTGGACATGGTTGTAGCTGGAGCAGGGACCGGTGGTACGCTCACAGGTATAGCTCGAAAGCTGAAGGAGAAGTGCCCCAATGTCAAGGCAAGATCTACCTTAAACCCACACAAACCCACTCAATAATGATTTACCAATGAACGCTGCTTTGATTTTATCATTGTTAaccacaaataataaaaaagatttccTAGGAAACACACTTTTACAAGTCTGTAAGAGCTTCCTTTGTAATTTGCAGATAATCGGTGTTGATCCTGAGGGCTCTATGCTGGTTCACTCAGATGAGCATCAAAGTGCCCATTTCGAGGTTGAGGGCATTGGATATGACTTCATCCCCATGGTGTTGGACAGATCCGTGAGTGCTGGTGTGAATTtggaaatttaatttgttttcagctaaaatacaacttcatttttctcttcatcAAACCTCCAGCTTGTCCACCAGTGGTACAAAGCCAGTGATAAGGAAACATTTAACATGGCACGCAAACTAATAAGAGAGGAAGGCCTCCTCTGTGGTGAGTTCTGACCACTGTTCAGCTTAGCatgctagtttttttttaaagactttttgtgttgctttgcaTTAATAGTTAAATTTGTTGATGATGCAGGTGGGAGTTCTGGCTCAGCGATGGCGGCAGCAGTGAAAATGGCTCGGCAGCTGGAGGAGGGACAGCGCTGCGTGGTCATCCTGCCAGACTCGGTTCGCAACTACATGTAAGAGAATAAACAATGTTATAATAGCCAAGACTCTAAAATAGGACTTCTATTATCATCTCCCACAGTCTGTTAAACCGGAGATAAAGTGAATATTAATTCAcatctgtatttttaaagttctaattgtttatttttagagtgGTTTTGTGTCAAGAATATATCTAAACAGTTTAAATCTGATTCTGGTTTTGAagtttctcagtttgttttcaatCTTCAAACTCTCACAGTATTTGACACAGATGGGAAAAAGTAATGAGCAAGGAAGCCTTTATTGGTTGCAATTTTtgccactagatgtcactaAAGGTTTTGTTTGCATTCATAGCTAAGAATTGATGCTCAACATTTTGGTATTTCCCATCATTTTGGGGACGGCTTTCACTAATTGATCCCTTTCTTGTAAAGCTTTACAATGTAAGAGAACAGTTCAGAGTTTAAGTTAAATATGAGTTTGTTTAGTCATGATGACtctgtcctttttcttttaaattacaataaacaCCTTAATATTTAACTGGTCCATTGACGCTGTACTTATTGCAAAAATGTGTACTActaataagaaagaaaatacattttgcatgttaAGGTGGTAATTTACTATTTATTGTAAGGCACAAATTAgtaaagtagaataaaaaaaagatgatgaaaGGTTTTGTGGGATAACCTGGATCATGATGATAAATGTGGTTCAATCTACTGTCCGGTAAATACTAAACTTGTAGTTTATTAGCTCGagaatgggggaaaaaaaaaactacctgcAGGATTTAATCTCTAGGTCGAAGTTCCTGTGCGATCAGTGGATGTGTGAGAAAGGTTTCCTGGAGAGTCCGAATGAGATCAAGCCCTGGTaagagtgaaaaaacaaaatctctccCGTTTGGTTGCAATGGGACAGCTggatgtttaaatatatttctgttgaaGGTGGTGGAACGTGACAGTCCACAGTTTACACCTTTCCACTCCGCTCACCTTTGCTCCTTCACTGCCCTGCCAAAAAGTCATCAAGATCCTGAAAGAGAAGGCTTTTGACCAGGCTCCAGTCGTCAGTGAATCTGGGTATGTTGCATAGATTTTATTTGACTGgaattattttatcaaattgtATTAAATCCTAGGGTATTTCATCGTTTAATAGCACAGAGGACATTAGAATCAAGTTGTGTCTTTTATGAAACTGTCTCCAACTTGATTCgtcttttcaaagaaagaaaaaagtattttatttgagtATTTCTTGATTCATGTGGTTCTGCAGTGAGATCATGGGCATGGTCACTCTGGGAACCATTCTTTCCAGTGTGCAGGATGGAAAAGTCAAACTATCGGATCCAGTCAGCATGGTGCTCTTCAAGGACTTCAGACAGGTCAGACTGGTGGTGGAGACACTGAATCCTCTAGATCATGGACGGCTAACATGTTTATTATAACATGTTTGCTTTTAGGTGCGCCTGACGGACGACCTGGGGAAGTTATCCTGCATCCTCAAAACTCAAAACTTTGCCCTGGTGGTGGATGATCAGACCCAGCGTAAGAATATTTTTAGTTGTTTCATCTTCACAATGGCATAAAACAAACCAGCATGTTTGAAAGCTTAAGTTCTCTACGTTGTGTCCACTTACTGGCACGACTACGGTATGTTTTCTACATAATTCTACAAATACTACACCTTTGCaactttgtggaaaaaaaattcattcaaaattagactttttgtgtgtttaaaatcCACTATTGCCTATAACTGGAAATGCTTGGGAatagatgaatatttttgattatttgacCATCTGTcatcattttaatctgtttaaatagattttaaagtaaaatctaaTTTGCTTGAGGTCAGTAAAAGCATTAGGTTGAAAGTAGCACTATAATCTGACCAACATGTTTCCATTTGACTGATGTAAAACAGAATCGAAACTTGAATTTCAGAGAGGCAGTTATTGGGAGGCTATCAAGGATTTTTCACTTGACATtaaaaaacaggataaaaactgtttgtttttttcttttaatgaattCTCCTCTCAcgttgttttctgtaaaatcctTTGATGGTTGCTTGCCTCATTTCCTGTCAAAAACAACGTCCTTCGTTGAACGAaaataatttgaactttttaaatttaaaactgccaggtgtatgaataatttttggcCTACCTGTACATCACATCTTAATGTTTCACTGAAAGAGATTTTATGAGGGAAGTTTGCTTATCAGTGAGACGTTTCTGTGCAGACGATGCGGCGGGTTCAGTTTGTCCGAGGCGGAACGGGTTTGGCGTTGTGACGGCGATCGACCTCCTGAACTTCATCACCACACATGAGGGACAGGATCACCCATAATCCTCGTGTTCGCCCTCACGCAGGCAGGCAGCGAGTTGTTTGGAGGATTTCACCTCCTTAGTTaggttgtttaaaaagaaagccagctcaataaaatgaaaatattgtgaGGAATTATGCttcatttagtcattttgttttgtttttcaacattgCAGTAGATGTAAATACCTTAAAAACATTCAATGGTTAGAATATGATTAAGACAACTTTCTGCACTTCAgttttatgttacttttatgAAAAGTTTGTAGAAAAATTGCTGATGAAAATTTATAGtgtgatttgttttatatagtttAGGTATACACAgattatttaaagtatttacatGAGCTAAGGAGTTGATGTTATTTCTGTCGGGATCAGTTAAGGGATTTGCAGGGGTCAAATCTTGtaatatgtaaaacattaatgATACAGTAGACActcttcaactttttttcatcattaattaACAATGATTAGGGTGTTTAAATAGATATTGTACCGTTCCTTCCCGTTTTGTTGCAATATTTGTATTCCTTTTACTCTATTTGCCTCGGTAatgtttaagttgttttttcttgatGGATGTAATGTCGCCATCTGGTGGTAAAACTTTAGCAAAGAGAATAACGGAAGTGTTTGAGTGTGAAATGTATTGCTTCActtttaagctatttttttgcgcgaatttgttatttttcagttgaattaagtatagtcaaaaaataaacacaaaaaaataaagactggGTTTGTTTCTGActtgttcttgaatttctttggaCCATGACAGCATGTGTtgctttgagttattttaacCTACAGGTAATGTATGTTGGAAGCAAGCTTTGTCAAGTGAACAGCACACGGTGGATGAaaaattaggtttttaaaattgatcaTACGTTCACGAATCCCGAAACAGGATGGAGTGTCTATTTGAACCACAAGAGGGCAGCATCGTCACACCAAAGAGAAACGGACAGCAGAAACGGACAAATCTGagtgatatttaaaaaactcACATCTCCTTGTATGAACCGAGCCCTGCACTTCAGGCATATTTAATGCAATTCAGTCAgcagctgtttttcatttttttcgtCAAATTACTGCTGAAAGCCTTTCTGCGATTCAATGTGAGTCTGGGAGAGAAAAGTGgttcaaaaaattttatttaaataatctcatttcattttacaaatatgaaaAGCTTTGAAGAGACCCTTGGGAGAGAAACACATAATGCCTCACCATAATCCATTTAAAATGCATCATGCCCAAGTCCTATTAATTGAtgagattttattgtaattgtaGTCTTATTGTTTCACATTCAAtcatctctttgtttttctatttttcttttgtatttttttgcataacTAAACTGCAAGCTTCCTGAATCAACTTTATTCATGACAATCAGACAATAAAGGCAGTTCTTCTTCATGGGTATTTGAgcataataattttgttttttaaaagtacattttgagaGTAAGAAACTGCTTGCCTTGACTTTTTCTATCCATTTCCATCCAATGATAATTCAGACAAAAggttactctttttttaaaaaaaagctaatttccTAACTTCCTGCAGCCCCTAGCT
Encoded here:
- the cbsb gene encoding cystathionine beta-synthase b isoform X2; this encodes MRMVEDAEEAGILKPGDTIIEPTSGNTGIGLALIAAVKGYRCIIAMPEKMSMEKVDVLKALGAEIVRTPSSAAFDSPESHIRTAWRLKSEIPNSHILDQYRNASNPLAHYDTTAEEILEQCEGKLDMVVAGAGTGGTLTGIARKLKEKCPNVKIIGVDPEGSMLVHSDEHQSAHFEVEGIGYDFIPMVLDRSLVHQWYKASDKETFNMARKLIREEGLLCGGSSGSAMAAAVKMARQLEEGQRCVVILPDSVRNYMSKFLCDQWMCEKGFLESPNEIKPWWWNVTVHSLHLSTPLTFAPSLPCQKVIKILKEKAFDQAPVVSESGEIMGMVTLGTILSSVQDGKVKLSDPVSMVLFKDFRQVRLTDDLGKLSCILKTQNFALVVDDQTQHDAAGSVCPRRNGFGVVTAIDLLNFITTHEGQDHP